In Gigantopelta aegis isolate Gae_Host chromosome 14, Gae_host_genome, whole genome shotgun sequence, the following proteins share a genomic window:
- the LOC121388856 gene encoding biogenesis of lysosome-related organelles complex 1 subunit 4-like: MELKSEKVSVKSDQSLTADWVIVNDAQLIEDLASDYNQYLNFDLSKDEVKFFESVEDMLTKLDEFCALTDMIRSDISLCLTKTLPGIEAKCRDMEAVFDKIDKLEAFISIVRQNISQMEEQVSRVEEEHSSFGGIMKKLTSIVSPKRKHETQSKSQQAPGFQPLAIFNTNDYFSQVPTTSATGVKQTVAHTDNSRQNITHKPVHPAVESSRDMHIAVESSRDVHPAVESSKDVHPSVESPTDVQPSVESPTDVQPFVESPTDVGHQNVDNTEAAAE, from the exons ATGGAGTTGAAAAGTGAGAAAGTTTCTGTTAAGTCTGATCAATCTTTAACGGCAGATTGGGTGATAGTGAATGACGCACAGCTCATAGAGGATCTCGCGTCGGACTACAACCAGTATCTAAACTTTGATCTTTCAAAAgat gaaGTCAAGTTCTTTGAGAGTGTTGAAGACATGCTTACCAAGTTGGATGAATTCTGTGCATTAACGGACATG atTCGGAGTGATATTTCACTTTGTTTGACAAAAACCCTTCCAGGAATTGAGGCGAAGTGTCGTGACATGGAAGCAGTATTTGACAAGATAGACAAGCTGGAG GCATTTATCAGCATTGTGCGACAGAACATATCCCAGATGGAAGAGCAAGTGAGCCGCGTGGAGGAGGAACACAGTTCGTTTGGGGGCATTATGAAGAAACTCACCAGTATCGTTAGTCCT aaaagaaaacacGAAACACAGAGTAAATCTCAACAAGCACCAGGATTCCAGCCTCTTGCTATCTTTAATACCAATGACTACTTCAGCCAGGTTCCCACAACAAGTGCCACTGGTGTGAAACAGACAGTCGCCCATACAGACAACAGTCGCCAGAACATAACACACAAACCTGTGCATCCAGCTGTTGAAAGTTCCAGAGATATGCATATAGCTGTTGAAAGTTCCAGAGATGTACATCCAGCTGTTGAAAGTTCCAAAGATGTGCATCCATCTGTTGAAAGTCCCACAGATGTGCAGCCATCTGTTGAAAGTCCCACAGATGTGCAGCCATTTGTTGAAAGTCCTACAGATGTTGGTCATCAAAATGTTGACAATACTGAAGCAGCTGCTGAGTAA